A genomic window from Nicotiana sylvestris chromosome 11, ASM39365v2, whole genome shotgun sequence includes:
- the LOC138881093 gene encoding uncharacterized protein: protein MSGRHTAKASLDVVTGILTVQSHDVYALIDTGSTLSYVTPFIAMEFGIVPHQLHAPFSVSTPVGESITAARVYRGFVVTVRGRDTTADLIELGMVDFDVIMGMDWLYSCFSKLDCWTRTIRLEFPHDPIVEWKGDIVVPKGRFIAYLKAAKMIKKGCIYHLVRIADTNAEAPSLESVLVVNEFSDVFPDELPGISPNREIDFGIDVMLGTEPISIPPYRMAPTELKELKEQLEDLLEKDSFVIVFIDDILVYSRSQEYHDNHLREVLQTLQQDQLYAKFSKCEFWLESIAFLGHVISREEIMVYPQKIAAVRNWHRPTTPAEIRSFLGLAGYYRRFVEGFSTLAYPLTKLTHKVVKFQLSDACERSFQ from the exons atgagtggtcgccaTACTGCAAAGGCTTCtctagatgttgttacaggtattctgactgtccaatctcatgatgtgtatgcacttattgacaccggttccaccttgtcctatgttactcCTTTTattgctatggaatttgggatagtACCGCATCAACTTCATGCGCCATTTTCGGTGTCTACTCCGGTGGGTGAGTCTATTACGGCTGCTCGAGTTTATAGAGGTTTTGTTGTTACGGTACGGGGTAGGGATACCACAGCCGATCTTATTGAATTAgggatggtcgattttgatgtaataatgggaatggattggctttattcatgcttttcCAAACTTGATTGTTGGACTAGAACCATAAGGCTTGAATTTCCTCATGATCCcattgttgaatggaagggagatatTGTAGTGCCTAAAGGTCGGTTTATTGCATACCTTAAGGCTgcgaagatgatcaagaagggttgtatctatcatttagttcgGATTGCGGACACCAATGCCGAGGCACCTAGCCTTGAGTCCGTGCTAGTTGTGAATGAGTTTTCGGATGTCTTTCCAGATGAACTCCCTGGAATTTCTCCAaacagggagattgattttgggatcgatgtgatgcTAGGCACAgagcctatatcaattccaccatACAGAATGGCACCGacagaattgaaagagctaaaggaacaattggAGGATTTGCTAGAAAAAG actcctttgtgatagtattcattgacgatattcttgtaTATTCCCGAAGTCAAGAATATCATGATAACCATCTCAGGGAAGTTCTGCAGACTCTTCAGCAAGATCaactgtatgcaaaattttcaaaatgtgaattctggcttgaaTCCAtcgcgttcttgggtcatgtcatcTCCAGGGAAGAAATTATGGTttatcctcaaaagattgcagcagtGAGGAATTGGCACAGACCTACCACTCCAgcagagattcgcagtttcttgggtttggctgggtactataggagatttgtggaggggttttctactcttgcctatccattgactaaattgacccaCAAAGTAGTTAAATTCCAATTGTctgatgcttgtgaaaggagtttCCAATAA